The proteins below come from a single Treponema phagedenis genomic window:
- a CDS encoding CdaR family protein yields the protein MNKMSWLESLVHNWPAKILCLALALLLSLFYKGSLQERRYISVPLIIKNQGSELVPATTYPRMIKVSLSGESESIGPIRETDIIASIDISNYKNEGEFKIPIDIQLQGTASNIKPLEVSAEPANIFLKLEYDIERKVPIVLSIKGSPPDGYQISESNISPEFITVKGPSSTVHAYENLNTEEINVNDKTATFSGVANIVNTNPLISVIGNSQIQYNIKIQEVATLKTFETSIINITNVADNLLVSFDPIKISAQIQAPKKLLKMLSPDLFFSLSCKNITEPGTAILPIQINLPAGASVLYYTPKEMQITVTEKTEEKEKSDSGNRD from the coding sequence ATGAACAAAATGAGTTGGCTTGAATCTCTTGTTCACAATTGGCCGGCAAAAATTCTTTGCCTTGCGCTCGCTCTTTTGCTCTCTCTTTTTTATAAGGGCAGCTTACAAGAAAGACGATACATATCTGTACCGCTTATCATAAAAAATCAGGGAAGCGAGCTTGTTCCCGCAACTACTTATCCGCGAATGATAAAAGTTTCTCTTTCAGGAGAAAGCGAAAGTATCGGTCCCATCCGAGAAACGGATATCATTGCGTCTATCGATATTTCAAATTATAAAAATGAAGGAGAATTTAAAATTCCGATAGATATTCAATTGCAGGGTACTGCCTCAAATATTAAACCGCTGGAAGTTTCTGCAGAGCCTGCGAATATTTTTCTTAAGCTTGAATATGATATCGAAAGGAAGGTACCCATAGTTTTATCGATAAAAGGGAGCCCTCCGGACGGTTATCAAATATCGGAATCAAATATTAGTCCGGAATTTATAACCGTAAAAGGACCGTCTTCAACTGTGCATGCATATGAAAATTTAAACACCGAGGAAATAAATGTCAACGATAAAACCGCTACTTTTTCGGGAGTGGCAAATATCGTCAACACAAATCCTCTTATTTCGGTAATCGGCAATTCGCAAATACAATATAACATAAAGATTCAAGAAGTTGCCACCTTGAAAACATTTGAAACCTCAATAATAAATATAACTAATGTGGCGGATAATCTTCTGGTTTCTTTTGATCCGATAAAAATAAGCGCACAAATTCAAGCACCGAAAAAATTGCTCAAGATGCTGAGTCCCGACTTATTTTTTTCGCTGTCGTGCAAAAATATCACAGAACCCGGAACAGCAATTCTTCCGATACAAATAAATTTACCGGCAGGAGCATCCGTACTCTATTATACACCAAAAGAAATGCAAATAACCGTTACCGAAAAAACGGAGGAAAAAGAAAAAAGTGATTCTGGGAATCGGGATTGA
- a CDS encoding DUF2225 domain-containing protein: MIRRQPEKNEKKELNISFYAKDQIECPICGTKFKKEELHSGGGRLIAGELTDELRRTYENSERYGEIFPPIYQIVVCPKCLYATFLNDFRNIDKDTIKKIFDTMESRYLSVRRLIPTVDFNTMRTLSEGAVSYYLAILCYDAFDKKFSPTIKQAVCALRAAWLFSDLGTKYPEENYTYVSSLFYQKALFFYRNAVELESKGKEMIAGMRSFGPDTDKNYGYDGVLYLSCLLEYKYGSKKDPELRKERMQYNKRVLAKMFGLGKSSKEKPGPLLEMARDLYDKFKLELNEDD, from the coding sequence ATGATTAGAAGACAACCGGAAAAAAATGAAAAAAAAGAATTGAATATTTCCTTTTATGCAAAAGATCAAATTGAATGCCCTATTTGCGGAACAAAATTTAAAAAAGAAGAGTTGCATTCAGGCGGAGGCAGGTTGATTGCAGGGGAACTTACTGACGAGTTAAGAAGAACATACGAAAACTCTGAAAGATACGGAGAAATATTTCCACCGATTTATCAAATTGTTGTTTGCCCGAAATGTTTGTACGCAACTTTTTTAAATGATTTTAGAAATATCGATAAGGATACAATAAAAAAAATTTTTGACACGATGGAATCTCGCTATCTTTCCGTAAGAAGATTAATTCCGACTGTTGATTTTAATACCATGCGAACCTTATCCGAAGGGGCTGTTTCTTATTATCTGGCAATTTTATGTTATGATGCTTTTGATAAGAAATTTTCACCGACCATTAAACAAGCGGTTTGTGCTTTGCGCGCCGCATGGCTTTTTTCAGATCTTGGTACAAAATATCCTGAAGAAAATTATACCTATGTCTCTTCTCTTTTTTATCAAAAAGCACTTTTTTTCTATCGAAATGCGGTTGAGCTTGAAAGCAAGGGAAAGGAAATGATTGCAGGAATGCGATCGTTCGGTCCGGATACTGATAAAAATTACGGATACGATGGGGTCTTATATTTAAGTTGTTTGCTTGAATATAAATATGGTTCAAAAAAAGATCCCGAATTGAGAAAAGAGCGAATGCAATATAATAAACGAGTGCTTGCAAAAATGTTCGGACTCGGTAAATCCTCAAAAGAAAAACCCGGTCCCCTGCTGGAAATGGCGCGTGATCTTTATGATAAATTTAAACTTGAGTTAAATGAAGACGACTAA
- the dxs gene encoding 1-deoxy-D-xylulose-5-phosphate synthase, producing MNQDLLSKIKSPQDLKDLSAKDIPLLAAEIRKTILQVVSSNGGHLASNLGVVELTIALHRVFSSPEDSILWDVGHQCYTHKLLTGRYERFHTLRLKDGISGFPKREESIHDAFNTGHSSTSISVAEGILAGNRLQGKRGKVIAVIGDGALTGGMAFEALSNTCQEKDSDLIIILNDNKMSISKNTGAISEYLSRLTMRAGYQRLKYLANKGLNAIPYVGPKLRDMLWRLKHGAKGFFYRNNIFVDFGFEYVGPLNGHNERELEKVLLNVKKLNHPAVVHVQTVKGKGHPLAEHNPCAFHSVGPVVLAEGTIEKNETITFTEAFSRAILAEAKNDERIVAITAAMSDGTGLAPFARLYPQRFFDVGIAEQHAVTFAAGLTVTGLRPIVAIYSTFLQRAIDQIIHDTAIQNLPVIFAIDRAGAVPDDGETHQGIFDLSILRTIPNMNILAPASAQELALMLHWALAQDTPIAIRYPKTRCAIEQDAFSLPVQTGKGVLIRHNDKSKILFVCTGGIFSEVQTASNMLAHKGIFSDMYNLRFVKPVDKEYFLSIAKNYSIVIFIEDGAKIGSISFELQTELQTSYANIKTALLAFEDMFYPHGARLDILMAAGLSPNHIAEKAEELIMQTIKIL from the coding sequence ATGAATCAGGATTTATTATCAAAAATAAAATCGCCTCAAGATTTAAAAGACTTATCTGCAAAGGATATTCCTTTGCTTGCAGCGGAAATTCGTAAAACAATTTTACAGGTAGTAAGCAGTAACGGCGGACACTTGGCAAGTAACCTTGGCGTGGTTGAGCTTACAATTGCCTTACATAGAGTGTTTTCCTCTCCCGAGGACAGCATTCTTTGGGATGTCGGGCATCAATGCTATACTCATAAGCTCTTAACCGGAAGGTATGAAAGGTTCCATACGCTACGTTTAAAAGACGGTATTTCCGGTTTTCCGAAGCGGGAAGAAAGTATCCATGATGCGTTTAATACGGGACATTCGTCAACGTCAATTTCCGTTGCGGAAGGCATTTTAGCCGGAAATCGCTTACAAGGAAAAAGAGGAAAAGTTATTGCCGTAATCGGAGACGGGGCGCTCACTGGCGGTATGGCGTTTGAAGCGCTTTCCAATACATGTCAAGAAAAAGACAGTGATCTTATTATCATTTTAAATGATAATAAGATGTCCATCAGTAAAAACACCGGCGCCATATCGGAGTATTTAAGCCGGCTTACCATGCGCGCCGGCTACCAGCGATTAAAATATCTGGCAAACAAGGGTCTTAATGCAATTCCTTATGTCGGACCGAAGCTGCGGGACATGCTTTGGCGTTTAAAACACGGTGCAAAGGGGTTCTTTTATCGAAATAATATCTTCGTTGATTTCGGATTTGAATATGTAGGACCATTAAACGGGCATAATGAAAGAGAGCTTGAAAAAGTTTTACTCAACGTGAAAAAGCTTAATCATCCCGCAGTTGTGCACGTACAAACTGTAAAAGGAAAGGGGCATCCGCTTGCAGAGCATAATCCTTGCGCTTTTCACAGTGTTGGCCCCGTTGTGCTTGCCGAAGGAACTATAGAAAAAAACGAGACTATTACCTTCACGGAAGCATTTTCGCGGGCAATTCTTGCAGAAGCAAAAAATGATGAACGAATTGTGGCAATTACTGCGGCAATGTCTGACGGAACAGGGCTTGCACCTTTTGCGCGCCTTTATCCACAACGTTTTTTTGATGTAGGTATTGCGGAACAGCATGCGGTTACCTTTGCCGCGGGATTAACGGTTACCGGGCTTAGACCTATTGTTGCCATTTACAGTACGTTTTTGCAAAGAGCAATCGACCAAATTATTCATGATACCGCAATACAAAATCTTCCGGTTATTTTTGCAATTGATCGCGCCGGAGCGGTTCCGGACGATGGGGAAACACATCAAGGCATTTTCGATTTAAGCATCCTCAGAACGATACCGAATATGAATATTCTTGCTCCCGCTTCAGCGCAAGAACTTGCCCTCATGCTTCATTGGGCACTTGCGCAAGACACGCCGATAGCAATCCGTTATCCGAAAACACGCTGCGCCATAGAACAGGATGCTTTTTCACTTCCGGTACAGACCGGCAAAGGCGTTCTCATCCGCCATAATGATAAATCAAAAATTCTTTTCGTATGTACCGGCGGTATTTTTTCGGAGGTGCAGACAGCCTCAAATATGCTCGCTCATAAAGGAATATTCAGCGATATGTATAATTTGCGGTTTGTTAAGCCGGTCGATAAAGAGTATTTTCTCTCAATTGCAAAGAACTATTCAATTGTTATTTTTATCGAAGACGGAGCAAAAATAGGAAGCATTTCGTTTGAGCTTCAAACTGAATTACAAACATCGTATGCAAATATAAAAACCGCTCTTTTAGCCTTTGAAGATATGTTTTATCCGCATGGAGCTCGACTTGATATTTTGATGGCGGCGGGACTTTCTCCCAATCATATTGCGGAAAAAGCCGAAGAACTGATTATGCAAACCATAAAAATTTTGTGA
- the cdaA gene encoding diadenylate cyclase CdaA, with the protein MQFIRTVFTLYTDYIQHILDIALLAFLIYKTYEILIQTQAAQLLKGALSLLVIYAIAFVFQLQTLLWLLKTITAGIVIGAAIVFQPELRKIFLKIGQGSWLRNNTLSKQRHIDATITAAEILSEKKRGLLIVFARRNNLKDIIDTGIRLNAEISSSLIVTIFGHDTPLHDGAIIVQNGIIVAAGCFLPLSEQQDIRKSFGTRHRAALGTSEETDAVVLIVSEETGAISLAYDSRLYYDLSSTDALHQLEHLLDLTIRDTKEQGGAEHEQNELA; encoded by the coding sequence ATGCAATTCATTAGAACGGTTTTTACCCTTTACACCGATTATATCCAGCATATTTTAGACATCGCGTTACTTGCATTTTTAATATATAAAACCTATGAAATACTGATTCAAACACAGGCTGCTCAATTATTAAAAGGTGCGCTATCTCTTTTAGTAATCTATGCCATAGCCTTTGTATTTCAACTGCAAACACTGCTTTGGTTACTAAAAACAATTACAGCGGGAATCGTTATCGGTGCGGCTATTGTTTTTCAACCTGAACTGCGTAAAATCTTTCTTAAGATAGGGCAAGGGAGTTGGCTCCGTAACAATACATTATCCAAACAACGGCATATTGATGCGACAATAACAGCTGCTGAAATTCTTTCCGAAAAAAAACGCGGCTTACTTATTGTATTTGCAAGAAGAAATAATTTAAAAGATATTATCGATACCGGAATCCGTTTAAATGCAGAAATATCTTCTTCGCTTATTGTTACTATTTTCGGACATGACACGCCGTTACACGACGGCGCAATTATTGTACAAAACGGAATAATTGTTGCAGCCGGTTGCTTTTTACCTCTTTCCGAACAACAGGATATTAGAAAATCTTTTGGAACTCGCCATCGAGCCGCTCTCGGCACAAGCGAAGAAACCGACGCCGTCGTACTCATCGTTTCGGAAGAAACCGGGGCAATAAGTCTTGCATATGATTCAAGGCTATATTATGATTTAAGTTCAACCGATGCTTTGCATCAACTGGAACACTTACTTGATTTAACCATACGAGATACAAAAGAGCAGGGAGGTGCTGAACATGAACAAAATGAGTTGGCTTGA
- a CDS encoding holo-ACP synthase has protein sequence MILGIGIDIVEIQRMQKWRNNKKLLERFFHSEEVRLFYDCGKKNEFLASRFAAKEAFGKALGTGLKNIRLKEIQVTKNINGKPILKISGNAENVFRNLKGKYLHLSLSHEKNNAVAIVIIEGEKND, from the coding sequence GTGATTCTGGGAATCGGGATTGATATTGTAGAAATACAAAGAATGCAGAAATGGAGAAATAATAAAAAACTTTTGGAGCGTTTTTTTCACAGTGAAGAAGTGCGTTTGTTTTATGATTGCGGTAAAAAAAATGAATTTCTTGCAAGTAGATTTGCCGCGAAAGAAGCCTTTGGAAAGGCGCTCGGCACGGGACTCAAAAATATTAGGCTGAAAGAAATACAGGTAACAAAAAACATCAACGGAAAACCGATATTAAAGATTTCGGGAAATGCGGAAAATGTTTTCCGTAATCTTAAAGGAAAATATCTGCATCTTTCACTGAGTCATGAAAAAAACAATGCCGTTGCTATTGTAATTATAGAAGGAGAAAAAAATGATTAG
- a CDS encoding glycogen synthase — translation MIHKKLWLVSREYAGIAEAGGVKNVVKSLATGCASLDLKVKVFLPQYACSPPLSTVPILETKIPIRDILHTVRYFSLTKKKVQFIFVDTEIFNTKQNVYTYSEEEAEHFNAHSSIKVKKGEGYLDTPEMNILFQKAVAFYAEFFNKTPDILHCHDAHTALLPAFIMTKKYLADSFANTKMIVTIHNAGDGYRQTHYDYEDFKKLTGFTDEILSCARAGEGIEPFLIAVKFAVLTTVSGQYAKELVNPALSDFSKKFSYALQEKNISVIGITNGIDYDHYDPMKKSVSLLPFTFNPEENNYEGKYKNRKFLLQTLADAEGKNIDKYEGIKCFGNFYPSNEPTIYFMYHGRVVKQKGIHILLKIIPQIVGKFPQTRFFIMGQGEAELEQLCMKATKDAQGHCIFFKGYNRSLARLVTAASDFTVLPSLFEPCGLEDFIGQIFATIPIAHAIGGLTKIEDKKTGFLYRIPIPNGKTISELSVDEKIFLHETVLRDTLIKIINTFPAANCRTVSEIPAYSAIIQNAIRQIKTKFSWKHIIQKSYFPLYGIERDS, via the coding sequence ATGATACATAAAAAACTTTGGTTAGTAAGTAGAGAGTATGCAGGTATTGCCGAAGCGGGGGGCGTTAAAAATGTTGTGAAATCTCTTGCAACAGGTTGCGCGTCTCTTGATTTAAAGGTGAAAGTTTTTCTTCCGCAATATGCTTGCTCGCCGCCGCTATCAACAGTTCCTATTTTGGAAACAAAAATCCCAATACGCGACATCTTGCATACGGTTCGATATTTTTCTTTGACAAAAAAAAAGGTACAATTTATTTTTGTTGATACGGAAATATTTAATACTAAACAAAATGTTTATACTTATTCGGAAGAAGAGGCTGAGCATTTTAATGCGCATTCAAGTATCAAAGTTAAGAAAGGAGAGGGCTATCTTGATACGCCTGAAATGAACATTCTTTTTCAAAAAGCGGTTGCCTTTTATGCCGAATTTTTTAATAAAACGCCCGATATTCTTCATTGCCATGATGCGCATACTGCATTATTACCGGCATTTATTATGACAAAAAAATATCTCGCAGACTCTTTTGCAAACACTAAAATGATTGTTACCATTCATAATGCAGGAGACGGATATAGACAAACGCATTATGATTATGAAGATTTTAAAAAGCTAACCGGTTTTACTGATGAAATTTTATCCTGCGCAAGGGCAGGGGAGGGAATTGAACCTTTTCTGATTGCAGTTAAATTTGCCGTTCTTACCACAGTCTCCGGACAGTATGCAAAAGAATTAGTGAACCCGGCGCTTTCAGATTTTTCTAAAAAATTTTCTTACGCCTTACAAGAAAAAAACATCTCGGTTATAGGAATTACAAACGGCATAGATTATGATCATTACGATCCGATGAAAAAATCGGTTTCCCTTCTTCCCTTTACCTTTAATCCTGAAGAAAACAACTATGAGGGTAAATATAAAAATAGAAAATTTTTATTGCAGACTCTTGCAGATGCTGAAGGAAAAAATATTGATAAGTATGAGGGCATAAAATGTTTTGGCAATTTTTATCCAAGCAATGAACCGACTATTTATTTTATGTACCACGGGAGAGTTGTAAAACAAAAAGGAATACATATTTTACTGAAAATTATTCCTCAAATAGTCGGCAAGTTTCCTCAAACCCGTTTTTTTATCATGGGGCAGGGAGAAGCCGAGCTTGAGCAACTTTGTATGAAGGCTACAAAAGATGCTCAAGGGCACTGCATTTTTTTTAAGGGTTACAATCGATCTCTTGCAAGGCTGGTAACCGCTGCTTCTGATTTTACTGTTTTGCCGAGTCTGTTTGAACCCTGCGGTCTTGAAGATTTTATCGGACAAATATTTGCAACTATTCCCATAGCGCATGCTATCGGCGGGCTAACAAAGATTGAAGACAAAAAAACCGGCTTTTTATACCGGATTCCTATTCCGAACGGAAAAACTATTTCGGAGTTAAGCGTGGATGAAAAAATCTTTCTGCATGAAACTGTTTTAAGGGATACGCTTATAAAAATAATTAACACCTTTCCGGCCGCAAACTGCCGCACTGTTTCTGAAATTCCGGCTTATTCCGCGATTATACAAAATGCGATCCGGCAAATAAAAACAAAATTTTCTTGGAAGCATATTATACAAAAAAGCTATTTTCCGTTATACGGTATTGAACGTGATTCTTAA
- the truA gene encoding tRNA pseudouridine(38-40) synthase TruA gives METQRNILLRISYDGTFFSGWQKQVKNGIETFPTIQGEIEKAASKIHKQKKEIIGAGRTDTGVHAIGQAANFFTEIQTIEAKSFIPAFNSLLPKQIRVVDAQEVSPQLHARFSAQARTYRYFIQCAKREFAHEQAYCWQIKRYPDISTLNRYAAVLRGELDCTSFSFAKDQSASKSRYIFSAHFFIEKDFLVFEISANAFLWRMVRSLTGTLLRCEKEHYTQNDFKKILELKDRGLAGPTAPPQGLFLWHITYPEDLLKGT, from the coding sequence ATGGAAACTCAGCGCAATATACTTTTACGTATCTCTTATGACGGAACTTTTTTTTCAGGTTGGCAAAAACAGGTAAAAAACGGTATAGAAACATTTCCAACTATTCAGGGTGAGATAGAAAAAGCTGCATCAAAAATTCATAAACAAAAAAAAGAAATTATTGGGGCGGGAAGAACAGATACCGGCGTGCATGCAATCGGACAAGCTGCGAATTTTTTTACCGAAATACAAACGATAGAAGCAAAAAGTTTTATTCCCGCCTTTAACTCACTTTTGCCGAAGCAAATACGAGTGGTTGATGCGCAAGAAGTTTCGCCTCAATTGCATGCGCGTTTTTCAGCACAAGCACGCACATACCGCTATTTTATACAATGTGCAAAAAGAGAGTTTGCTCATGAACAAGCATATTGTTGGCAAATAAAACGGTATCCCGATATCAGCACATTAAATCGATATGCAGCCGTTTTGCGTGGAGAGCTTGATTGCACCAGTTTTTCTTTTGCAAAGGATCAGAGCGCCAGTAAATCCAGATATATTTTCTCCGCTCATTTTTTTATCGAAAAGGATTTCCTTGTTTTTGAGATTTCCGCAAACGCATTTTTATGGCGCATGGTTCGCTCTCTTACCGGAACGCTTTTACGTTGCGAAAAAGAGCACTACACTCAAAATGATTTTAAAAAAATTCTCGAACTCAAAGATAGAGGATTAGCAGGACCTACCGCCCCTCCGCAAGGGCTTTTTCTCTGGCATATAACATATCCGGAAGATTTATTAAAGGGTACATAA
- the folP gene encoding dihydropteroate synthase, with translation MAIVFNCGKNITIQTELPAFIQGIINVTPDSFWEGSRTPQAKAAAERALRLIETGADIIDIGGESTRPGSEYVSAEEECGRIIPVIELLRKETDVPISVDTRKSFVMKEAFKKGANICNDISALEDDDDMAQLIALEDAAVILMHKKGTPATMQNNPQYHNIITEVRDYLLARAAYAEKFGIKKERIILDPGIGFGKTAADNFILVSNLDRLCDAEYEVLAGLSRKSFIGTATGQNQEKRLAGTIAANMIAIQKGARFLRVHDVEETRDMLSVLKEIQKYAIH, from the coding sequence ATGGCTATCGTTTTTAACTGCGGGAAAAATATTACCATTCAAACAGAGTTACCGGCATTCATTCAAGGAATCATAAACGTAACGCCGGATTCATTTTGGGAGGGAAGCAGAACACCACAGGCAAAAGCCGCGGCAGAGCGTGCTTTGCGCCTCATTGAAACCGGCGCCGATATTATCGATATTGGCGGAGAATCTACCAGACCCGGTTCGGAATATGTTTCTGCCGAAGAAGAATGTGGGAGAATCATTCCGGTAATAGAACTTTTGCGAAAAGAAACCGATGTCCCCATTTCGGTGGATACCAGAAAAAGCTTTGTTATGAAAGAAGCTTTTAAAAAAGGCGCAAATATTTGTAATGATATTTCCGCATTAGAAGATGACGATGATATGGCGCAGCTTATTGCTTTGGAAGATGCAGCGGTTATTTTAATGCATAAAAAGGGAACGCCGGCAACTATGCAGAATAATCCGCAGTATCACAATATTATAACTGAGGTGCGGGACTATCTTTTAGCGCGAGCCGCCTACGCAGAAAAATTCGGAATTAAAAAAGAGCGCATAATTCTTGACCCGGGAATCGGCTTTGGAAAAACCGCTGCGGATAATTTTATTTTGGTTTCAAACCTTGACCGGCTTTGTGATGCGGAATACGAGGTGTTAGCAGGACTTTCGCGCAAAAGTTTTATCGGTACCGCAACCGGTCAAAACCAAGAAAAAAGACTTGCGGGAACAATTGCCGCAAATATGATTGCGATACAAAAAGGAGCCCGTTTTTTACGCGTACATGATGTGGAAGAAACCCGCGATATGTTGAGCGTTTTAAAGGAAATACAAAAATATGCAATTCATTAG